A genomic stretch from Malus domestica chromosome 15, GDT2T_hap1 includes:
- the LOC103400263 gene encoding pollen-specific leucine-rich repeat extensin-like protein 2, translated as MAVEVLSPRDCHKDSLSRQSVMNFNRNPNPNPSRLGRPSRPQNDGKNRRPTRPNNLPRPVQKSPAPQNLVMGQVKILKRGEEIPKTVPAPPPQKQNFKPQVPAPPPQKQNPKPQVPDLGNTNLMGPAPKRVPKQTKNKDSNLTAGFYAGSSSCIASPPPSSLPLPSFFAKKSVVSSTDAAASELLKLLRLNLS; from the coding sequence ATGGCTGTTGAAGTTCTCAGTCCCAGAGATTGCCACAAAGACTCGCTCTCACGCCAATCAGTAATGAATTTCAATcggaaccctaaccctaaccctagccgcctCGGCCGCCCCAGCCGCCCCCAGAACGACGGCAAGAACCGAAGGCCCACCCGGCCCAATAACCTACCTCGCCCGGTCCAGAAGTCCCCGGCTCCCCAAAACCTCGTCATGGGCCAGGTCAAAATCCTCAAGCGCGGCGAAGAAATCCCCAAAACGGTGCCGGCTCCACCCCCACAGAAGCAAAATTTCAAGCCCCAAGTGCCGGCTCCGCCACCACAGAAGCAGAATCCCAAGCCCCAGGTTCCGGATCTAGGAAACACGAACCTGATGGGTCCGGCACCCAAGCGGGTTCCGAAGCAGACCAAAAACAAGGACTCGAACTTGACTGCCGGGTTCTACGCCGGGTCGTCGTCGTGCATAGCCTCGCCGCCTCCGAGCTCTCTGCCTCTTCCGTCGTTCTTCGCCAAGAAGAGCGTTGTCTCGAGCACCGACGCTGCGGCAAGCGAGCTGCTGAAGCTTCTGCGGCTTAATCTGTCTTAG